The genomic window AATCGCACCGAATTGACCCTGGCCGCCGGCAAAATGCTGGCCGCCAACCAACGCGGTGGCGGTCCCGGCGGTGGTGCTCCTGGAGCTCGTGCCGCCGGAGGACCTCGCGATGGACGCGGCCCCGGTGGGGGCGGTCGACCCGGTGGCGGTGGTGGTCGACCCGGCGGTGGCGGCGGACCGGCCGGAGGAGGTCGCTGATGTCGTCGGTCCACAACCCCTACGCCGAACCGGTCTCCACCACTCGCAGTCCCTCTACAGCCTCCCGCCCGCTGGCCACGGCGATTCGCAACGTGACCAAAGAGTACGTGCTGAAGAGCGAAACCGTGCGAGCCCTCCGCGGCGTCTCCTTCGACGTTCCTGAAGGCGATTACGTCGCCATTATGGGTCCCTCGGGCAGCGGCAAAAGTACGCTGCTCAACCTGCTGGGCTGCCTTGATAAACCGTCCGCCGGCCAACTGCTGTTGGGTCAGGACGACATTTCCAAGATGTCGGATGACCAACTGGCCGAAGTCCGCTGTCGGCGGATCGGGTTTGTGTTCCAGTCCTACAACTTGATCCAACAATTAACCGTCGTCGAAAACATCCAGGTTCCGCTCTACTACCAGGGACGTCTGGGTTCCAAAGAAAACAAGCGAGCCGTCGAACTGGCCGAAGTGGTTGGCCTGGGCGATCGTTTGGACCACCGCCCCCAGCAACTCTCCGGCGGTCAGCAACAACGCGTGGCGATCGCCCGCAGCTTGGTCAACGACCCTTACTTTATCTTGGCCGACGAAGCGACCGGTAACCTCGACTCCAAAACCACCGAGGAAATCCTCACGCTGTTCGATCGCCTCAACAGCGAAGGACGCACGATCATCATGGTCACCCACGAAGACGACGTTTCCCGACGCGCCAAACGCATCGTGCGACTGAAAGACGGGCTGCTGAAAAGCGATACCATCAACAGCGAAGAAGATCGGCAAAGCGCCCGCCGCGAACAACGCGCCAACGTCGAAGCCCTGGCTGCCCGGGAGGCCGAATAGATGATGCTGTGGCTGCGAACCTGGCAACTGGGCGTCAAAAGCCTGCTGCTGCACCCCTTGCGCAGCGGCTTGACCATGCTGGGCATCCTGATCGGCGTGTGGGCCGTGATCGTGTTAACGGCGATCAGTCAAGGCGCCAGCGACCAGGTCCAACGACAACTCGAATCGCTGGGTGCGGACACCATCATCCTGGTCAGCGTCAAACCGTCGGAAGAAAAGCTGACCAGCAGCAACACCACCAAGTACGGGCTGACCCGTGACGACTTGGATCTGGTCAAAGCCGCCGTGCCGACGCTGGAAACCGAAACGGTCAACCCGATTCGAGAAATCCGCCGCCAGTTTTCCCGCGGCGACAACTTGGTCGACGGCCGACTGGTGGGCTGCACGCCGGGCTATGCCGATTTGAACCGCCTGAAACTTCGCAACCGCGGCGGCCGCTTCATTTCCGATATCGACAACAGCAGCCGAGCGACCGTGTGCGTGCTGTCGTCCAACGTCGCCGATCGCCTGTTTCCTTACGAAGACCCCATCGGCAAACGCATCTACATGCCCGAAAGCACCGACTACTACCTGGTCGTGGGCGTGCTGCAACACCGTACCGCTTCGGCAGCCATCGGCGGCTCGCTGGATTCCCAAGACTTTTCCAACGACGTCTACATCCCCATCAAAACCTTGCGAGGCCGCATCGGCGATCGCATCGTGACCCGCCGCAGTGGGCAGTTCCAAGTCGAAGAGATGGAACTGAACCAGATTACACTGCGCGTCGGCGGTGGCGAAAAACAGGTTCGCAGCACGGCCAAGATGATCGAAGACCTGCTCAAACCACGACACGCACAGCTCGGCGACGCCGCCGTGGTCGTTCCCTTGGAACTGCTCGAACAAGCTCGCAACCTGCGGCTGATGTTTTTGGGCATCGGCGTGTTGATCGCCTGCATCTCGCTGATCGTTGGCGGCATCGGGATCATGAACATTATGTTGGCCAGCGTTACCGAACGAACTCGGGAGATCGGAGTCCGCCGCGCGTTGGGCGCCAAACGC from Roseimaritima ulvae includes these protein-coding regions:
- a CDS encoding ABC transporter permease — protein: MLWLRTWQLGVKSLLLHPLRSGLTMLGILIGVWAVIVLTAISQGASDQVQRQLESLGADTIILVSVKPSEEKLTSSNTTKYGLTRDDLDLVKAAVPTLETETVNPIREIRRQFSRGDNLVDGRLVGCTPGYADLNRLKLRNRGGRFISDIDNSSRATVCVLSSNVADRLFPYEDPIGKRIYMPESTDYYLVVGVLQHRTASAAIGGSLDSQDFSNDVYIPIKTLRGRIGDRIVTRRSGQFQVEEMELNQITLRVGGGEKQVRSTAKMIEDLLKPRHAQLGDAAVVVPLELLEQARNLRLMFLGIGVLIACISLIVGGIGIMNIMLASVTERTREIGVRRALGAKRSDITRQFLVETVALSFAGAFLGILLGFLGPPMYTGMLAVIESWSPDKYAALPDVIREAQPTIVYETIPLAVGIAVAVGLASGLYPAIRAARMNPIDALRHE
- a CDS encoding ABC transporter ATP-binding protein, which translates into the protein MSSVHNPYAEPVSTTRSPSTASRPLATAIRNVTKEYVLKSETVRALRGVSFDVPEGDYVAIMGPSGSGKSTLLNLLGCLDKPSAGQLLLGQDDISKMSDDQLAEVRCRRIGFVFQSYNLIQQLTVVENIQVPLYYQGRLGSKENKRAVELAEVVGLGDRLDHRPQQLSGGQQQRVAIARSLVNDPYFILADEATGNLDSKTTEEILTLFDRLNSEGRTIIMVTHEDDVSRRAKRIVRLKDGLLKSDTINSEEDRQSARREQRANVEALAAREAE